From Gimesia panareensis, the proteins below share one genomic window:
- the rplJ gene encoding 50S ribosomal protein L10, translated as MSKFVKEMIISEIESQIGEVRDFVVVDSAKLDAITDNGFRIKLQEKGITALTVKNSLARRAFANAGIEGLEDVLKGPSTLVWGGEDIVELSKEMTRWAKDIEELDIKGGLTEGTSLSSDDVTKLSKSPGRLELIADIVGRILGPGAQLAGAIKGPGGTLAGQIKSKSEGEEA; from the coding sequence ATGAGTAAATTTGTAAAAGAAATGATCATCTCGGAGATTGAATCCCAGATTGGCGAAGTACGCGACTTCGTCGTTGTGGATTCTGCCAAGCTGGATGCGATTACCGACAACGGTTTTCGGATCAAGCTGCAGGAGAAGGGGATTACTGCTCTGACAGTCAAGAATTCCCTGGCGCGACGGGCGTTTGCCAATGCTGGCATTGAAGGCCTGGAAGATGTCCTGAAAGGGCCGTCCACTCTGGTATGGGGCGGCGAGGACATTGTCGAACTCTCCAAGGAAATGACCAGGTGGGCCAAGGACATTGAAGAGCTGGACATTAAAGGCGGTCTGACTGAGGGAACCTCTCTGTCGTCTGATGATGTCACCAAGCTGAGCAAGAGTCCGGGTCGACTGGAACTGATTGCCGACATTGTAGGCCGGATCCTCGGACCGGGAGCACAGTTGGCCGGCGCAATCAAGGGGCCTGGTGGAACACTGGCCGGACAGATCAAGTCGAAATCCGAAGGCGAAGAAGCTTAA
- the rpmG gene encoding 50S ribosomal protein L33 — MAREYVWLECTETGLRNYRVSKETRGTERLSLMKYCPKLRRHTLHKESRKK, encoded by the coding sequence ATGGCACGTGAATATGTTTGGTTAGAGTGTACAGAGACTGGTCTGAGAAACTATCGGGTCAGCAAAGAGACTCGCGGCACTGAGCGGCTTTCATTAATGAAATACTGTCCCAAGCTGCGGCGTCACACATTGCACAAAGAGTCGCGCAAGAAATAA
- the secE gene encoding preprotein translocase subunit SecE, translated as MRQLTAIGLVAVAIFGAYSLYNALPLGMSAGLQKGIAVGVVVVSAWLAYRLVNFPRFADFLISVEAEVGKVTWATKEQLWRSTTVVIVVMFLLAFLLLAFDLFWQALFKGIGFLQI; from the coding sequence GTGCGTCAGCTGACAGCGATCGGCCTGGTGGCTGTGGCCATTTTTGGTGCCTACTCGCTGTACAACGCTCTGCCTCTGGGGATGTCTGCAGGGCTGCAGAAGGGGATTGCGGTCGGAGTGGTCGTGGTTTCCGCATGGTTGGCTTATCGCCTGGTGAATTTTCCCCGGTTTGCTGACTTCCTGATTTCAGTGGAAGCTGAGGTGGGTAAGGTGACCTGGGCGACCAAGGAGCAGTTGTGGCGCTCGACAACAGTCGTGATTGTGGTCATGTTTCTGCTGGCGTTTTTGCTGCTGGCCTTTGATCTGTTCTGGCAGGCTCTGTTCAAAGGGATCGGCTTTCTTCAGATTTGA
- the nusG gene encoding transcription termination/antitermination protein NusG, whose translation MSNDSGSEPASEQSEGSEKRLWYVLKVQSNREKSIREALLRGIKRDGLEEYFGEIIIPTEKVVETKGGKKRVFERKLYPGYLMIQVELNDDSWYLVRSTNGVGDFTGAAGQPIPMQEHEIARMLGREESKEETPVKIKLDFQTGDVVKIKDGAFEGFEGTIDAIDEASGKVTVLIEIFSRPTPSELEYWQIEKV comes from the coding sequence ATGAGTAATGATTCGGGTTCTGAACCAGCCTCTGAACAGTCAGAGGGCTCAGAAAAGCGGCTCTGGTACGTACTGAAGGTGCAGAGCAACCGCGAAAAGTCGATTCGTGAAGCCTTGTTGCGGGGTATTAAACGGGACGGTCTGGAAGAGTATTTCGGGGAAATTATTATCCCCACTGAAAAAGTAGTTGAAACAAAGGGTGGTAAAAAACGCGTTTTTGAACGCAAGCTTTATCCTGGCTATCTGATGATTCAGGTGGAGCTGAATGATGACAGCTGGTATCTGGTGCGGTCGACCAACGGGGTTGGAGACTTTACCGGTGCCGCCGGTCAGCCGATTCCGATGCAGGAGCATGAAATTGCCCGCATGCTGGGTCGGGAAGAGAGCAAAGAGGAAACGCCGGTCAAGATTAAACTGGATTTTCAGACAGGCGATGTCGTCAAAATTAAAGATGGTGCATTTGAGGGCTTTGAAGGAACAATTGATGCCATTGATGAAGCCAGTGGTAAAGTGACGGTTCTGATTGAAATCTTCAGTCGTCCTACACCATCAGAGCTGGAATACTGGCAGATTGAAAAAGTGTGA
- the rplA gene encoding 50S ribosomal protein L1 → MGKQSKRTKFYNEKLAGLGSVSLEEAVEALKSLDSDLPAAIKPVKMDQTIELAVRLGVDPRQADQLVRGSIILPHGIGKTQRVVVFAQGANLEAAEAAGADAAGGKDLADKIKGGWLDFDVAIATPDMMGVVGPLGRVLGPRGLMPSPRAGTVTQDVESAVKDYKAGKVEFRVDAGGNVHCRVGKMSFDAAQLIENIQAMLKFLDGLRPSSVKGTYVRNIAISATMSPGISVAL, encoded by the coding sequence ATGGGAAAACAATCCAAGCGGACAAAGTTCTATAACGAAAAACTGGCAGGCCTCGGTTCTGTCAGTCTGGAAGAGGCAGTTGAAGCTCTGAAGTCGCTGGACAGCGATCTGCCGGCTGCCATTAAACCGGTCAAAATGGACCAGACCATTGAACTGGCCGTTCGACTGGGGGTCGATCCCCGTCAGGCAGATCAACTGGTGCGTGGTTCCATTATTCTACCGCACGGGATTGGTAAGACGCAGCGAGTTGTTGTGTTTGCCCAGGGAGCGAATCTGGAAGCTGCTGAAGCTGCTGGTGCCGATGCTGCCGGTGGTAAAGATCTGGCTGACAAGATTAAGGGTGGCTGGCTCGACTTCGATGTGGCGATCGCCACCCCGGATATGATGGGTGTCGTTGGTCCGCTGGGTCGTGTGCTCGGTCCCCGGGGGTTGATGCCTTCTCCGCGTGCGGGAACAGTGACTCAGGATGTAGAGTCTGCCGTGAAGGATTACAAAGCCGGTAAAGTGGAATTCCGCGTCGATGCAGGCGGAAACGTGCACTGTCGTGTCGGCAAGATGTCCTTTGACGCAGCCCAGCTGATTGAAAATATCCAGGCGATGCTGAAGTTTCTGGACGGTTTGCGTCCGTCTTCAGTTAAGGGCACTTATGTGCGAAATATCGCCATTTCTGCGACGATGAGTCCCGGGATTTCAGTTGCACTGTAA
- the rplK gene encoding 50S ribosomal protein L11: MAKQLVAEVKVQIPGGQATPAPPVGTALGPHGVNIGQFVQQFNDRTKDMAGTTIPVVISVYNDRSFDFVLKSPPAAVLLKQAAQIAKGAGNPKKNKVGKVTVDQLKEIAKTKFEDLNAPNIDQAAKIIAGTARSMGIEVEK; encoded by the coding sequence ATGGCTAAGCAGCTTGTTGCAGAAGTAAAAGTTCAGATCCCCGGTGGTCAGGCTACCCCGGCTCCTCCTGTTGGTACAGCCCTGGGTCCGCATGGTGTCAACATCGGCCAGTTTGTGCAGCAGTTCAATGATCGTACCAAAGATATGGCTGGTACTACCATTCCGGTTGTGATCAGCGTCTATAACGATCGTTCTTTTGACTTCGTTCTGAAAAGTCCGCCTGCAGCAGTTCTGCTCAAGCAGGCCGCACAGATTGCCAAAGGGGCAGGGAATCCCAAGAAGAACAAGGTGGGTAAGGTTACCGTCGATCAGCTGAAGGAAATTGCCAAGACCAAGTTCGAAGACCTGAATGCTCCGAACATTGATCAGGCTGCCAAGATCATTGCCGGCACTGCCCGCAGCATGGGAATTGAAGTCGAAAAATAA
- the rpoB gene encoding DNA-directed RNA polymerase subunit beta, translated as MPIPAQRTIPTQTVKNFGTIEHSFELSDLTQIQTDSYANFLQADKSPRERKNQGLEEILREVFPIESYQGQYQLEYVKYELGKPRYTPTECRQLRLTYGRPFRVWLRLVKEQPIEEEVYLGDLPVMIGGGEFIINGAERAIVSQLHRSPGVDFVLSSEPGEKKEYSCRVIPERGSWIELVVGKKDTLGVRIDQSGKFSAMTLLRAMSKDYSSDTDLVKLFYDTKSEKITKSAAEKLVGKIVAEDVIYPAGSDRCGEIILDCCGTITEELAEEICESGVKTVEVVDEVNDLLVLQSIAEDPTVTHEEALLRIYSRLRPGNPPQLERAIDLFKEKFFDVNRYRLGRVGRFRINRKFKQDVPDTEMTLRPEDFINSIRYLVRLRVGDSSAYVDDIDNLGNRRLRTIDELASDEIRKGFLKLRRTVQERMTQKDVEEMSPRTLINPKSVSAAIDFFFGRSELSQVVDQTNPLSMLTHERRLSALGPGGLNRKRAGFEVRDVHISHYGRICPIETPEGTNIGLISSLSIYSKVDDYGFLVTPYRYVKNGKLTDEVHWMRADEEAEVHVAPADTPVENGKFTEDRVMARFRDDVVWIAAGEVDYIDVDPSQMVGISAGLIPFLEHDDANRALMGSNMQRQAVPLLIAEPPLVGTGMEAAVAQNSGMVVRAEKAGKVTYVDGNRVEVDGKKYRLRKYEGLNERTCLNQTPCVSVGDQVKKGQILCDSAATADGLLSLGRNVLVGFMSWDGYNFEDAIILSERLVKEDVYTSIHIDEFDVEIRETKLGREEFTRDIPNVSEKALRHIGEDGIIKVGTRVRQGDILVGKVSPKAKAELTPEEKLLHAIFGRAGEDVKNESLEASSGVEGIVIHTEKFARRMSLTDFERKQYDEELKKVEEDGHQQVAAEFREFLKEFESALGQPLVDDDGRKIREITEDKFVSQYAHDFLSHLDNLDIRSPQKKADCRAVIDDLWSNVEDVIDTCDQKVNSMKRGEELPNGVLQMVKVYVASKRQISVGDKMAGRHGNKGVISKVLPIEDMPFTEDGTPIDIMLNPLGVPSRMNVGQILETHLGWAAEKHGFRAVCPVFDGALESSIQEYLETANLPVDGKAQLFDGRTGEPYEQKTTVGQIYMLKLHHLVDDKVHARSTGPYSLITQQPLGGKARFGGQRFGEMEVWALEAYGAAYILQELLTVKSDDVEGRTKIYESMVNGENTLEAGTPASFDVLNNEIRGLGLNLQLEKNPT; from the coding sequence ATGCCGATTCCAGCACAGCGAACGATTCCCACTCAAACTGTTAAAAATTTTGGTACCATTGAGCATAGTTTTGAATTGTCTGATCTGACCCAGATTCAGACCGACTCCTATGCAAATTTCCTTCAGGCTGACAAGTCTCCCCGGGAACGGAAGAACCAGGGTCTGGAAGAAATTCTCCGCGAAGTCTTTCCGATCGAAAGTTATCAGGGACAGTATCAGTTGGAATACGTGAAGTATGAACTGGGCAAGCCCCGTTATACTCCAACCGAATGCCGTCAGCTGCGACTGACTTATGGTCGTCCCTTCCGCGTCTGGCTGCGTCTGGTGAAAGAGCAGCCGATCGAAGAAGAGGTCTACCTCGGCGATCTGCCGGTGATGATTGGCGGTGGAGAGTTCATTATTAACGGTGCCGAACGGGCGATCGTCAGTCAGTTGCACCGTTCTCCCGGCGTGGACTTTGTCCTCAGTTCCGAACCAGGTGAAAAGAAAGAATATTCCTGCCGCGTGATTCCGGAACGGGGCAGCTGGATCGAGCTGGTTGTCGGTAAGAAGGATACGCTCGGGGTTCGCATCGACCAGAGCGGTAAGTTCTCTGCGATGACCCTGCTGCGGGCAATGTCGAAAGATTATTCTTCCGATACCGATCTGGTAAAACTGTTCTACGATACCAAATCCGAAAAGATCACCAAGAGTGCTGCAGAGAAGCTGGTTGGCAAGATCGTTGCCGAAGATGTGATCTACCCCGCCGGCAGTGATCGCTGTGGTGAGATTATTCTGGACTGCTGTGGCACGATCACCGAAGAGCTGGCAGAAGAAATCTGTGAGTCCGGCGTGAAGACTGTCGAGGTTGTGGATGAAGTCAATGACCTGCTGGTGCTGCAGAGCATCGCAGAGGATCCGACGGTCACCCACGAAGAAGCCCTGCTGCGAATCTATTCGCGACTGCGTCCAGGCAACCCGCCGCAACTGGAACGTGCGATCGATCTGTTCAAAGAGAAATTCTTTGATGTGAACCGTTACCGTCTGGGACGCGTGGGCCGCTTCCGTATCAACCGGAAGTTCAAGCAGGACGTGCCTGATACGGAAATGACGTTGCGTCCGGAAGACTTCATTAACTCAATCCGCTACCTGGTCCGTCTGCGGGTGGGTGATTCTTCTGCTTACGTCGACGATATCGATAACCTGGGTAACCGCCGTCTGCGCACCATCGATGAACTGGCGTCCGATGAAATCCGCAAAGGATTCCTGAAGCTGCGTCGGACTGTGCAGGAGCGGATGACGCAGAAAGATGTGGAAGAAATGTCTCCCCGGACGCTGATCAATCCCAAGAGCGTTTCCGCGGCAATTGATTTCTTCTTCGGCCGGAGTGAACTTTCACAGGTGGTCGACCAGACCAACCCGCTGTCCATGCTGACTCACGAACGTCGTTTGAGTGCTCTGGGGCCGGGCGGTCTGAACCGGAAACGTGCCGGCTTCGAAGTGCGTGACGTCCATATTTCTCACTACGGTCGTATCTGTCCGATTGAAACTCCTGAAGGTACCAACATCGGTCTGATTTCCAGTTTGAGTATCTACTCGAAGGTAGACGACTACGGCTTCCTCGTGACTCCTTACCGTTATGTCAAAAACGGCAAGTTGACTGATGAAGTGCACTGGATGCGTGCCGACGAAGAAGCGGAAGTGCACGTGGCCCCCGCTGATACCCCTGTGGAAAACGGCAAGTTCACCGAAGATCGTGTGATGGCCCGTTTCCGGGACGACGTGGTCTGGATTGCTGCCGGTGAGGTAGACTACATCGACGTCGACCCTTCCCAGATGGTGGGGATTTCCGCCGGCCTGATTCCGTTCCTCGAACACGACGACGCGAACCGGGCTTTGATGGGATCCAACATGCAACGGCAGGCGGTTCCGCTGCTGATTGCTGAGCCTCCTCTGGTAGGTACCGGCATGGAAGCAGCTGTGGCGCAGAACTCGGGTATGGTGGTTCGTGCTGAGAAAGCCGGAAAGGTGACCTACGTCGACGGAAACCGTGTGGAAGTGGATGGCAAGAAATACCGTCTGCGGAAATACGAAGGCCTCAACGAACGAACCTGTCTGAATCAGACCCCTTGCGTCAGCGTGGGTGATCAGGTCAAGAAAGGCCAGATTCTCTGTGACAGTGCTGCGACTGCAGACGGGCTGCTCTCGCTGGGGCGGAACGTGCTGGTCGGCTTCATGTCGTGGGATGGTTACAACTTTGAAGACGCGATCATTCTCTCCGAACGTCTGGTGAAAGAAGATGTTTACACTTCGATTCACATTGACGAATTCGATGTGGAAATTCGTGAAACCAAACTGGGACGCGAAGAGTTCACTCGCGATATTCCCAACGTCAGCGAAAAGGCGCTGCGGCACATCGGCGAAGACGGGATCATCAAGGTCGGTACCCGTGTCCGCCAGGGAGACATCCTGGTCGGTAAGGTTTCACCAAAGGCTAAAGCCGAGCTGACTCCGGAAGAAAAACTGCTGCACGCGATCTTCGGACGTGCCGGTGAAGATGTGAAGAACGAATCACTCGAGGCATCCAGTGGTGTCGAAGGGATCGTGATTCATACCGAGAAATTCGCCCGTCGAATGAGTCTGACAGACTTCGAACGCAAGCAGTACGACGAAGAACTGAAGAAAGTCGAAGAAGATGGTCATCAGCAGGTGGCTGCCGAATTCCGCGAGTTTCTGAAAGAATTCGAATCGGCACTGGGACAGCCGCTGGTTGATGATGACGGCCGTAAGATCCGTGAAATTACCGAAGACAAGTTCGTCTCTCAGTATGCTCACGACTTCCTGTCGCACCTGGATAACCTCGATATCCGCAGCCCGCAGAAGAAGGCGGACTGTCGGGCTGTGATCGATGACCTGTGGTCGAACGTGGAAGATGTGATCGATACCTGCGATCAGAAGGTCAACAGCATGAAACGCGGCGAAGAGCTGCCCAACGGCGTGCTGCAGATGGTCAAGGTTTACGTGGCTTCCAAGCGGCAGATTTCCGTGGGTGACAAGATGGCTGGTCGTCACGGTAACAAAGGGGTGATCTCCAAAGTTCTGCCGATCGAAGATATGCCCTTCACGGAAGACGGAACGCCGATCGACATCATGCTCAACCCGCTGGGGGTTCCGAGTCGTATGAACGTGGGACAGATTCTGGAAACCCACCTCGGCTGGGCTGCTGAAAAGCATGGTTTCCGTGCGGTCTGTCCGGTCTTCGATGGTGCCCTGGAATCTTCGATTCAGGAATATCTGGAAACCGCCAACCTGCCTGTTGACGGTAAAGCACAGCTGTTCGATGGTCGAACCGGCGAGCCTTACGAACAGAAAACCACGGTCGGCCAGATTTACATGTTGAAACTGCACCACCTGGTGGATGACAAGGTTCATGCCCGTTCTACCGGTCCTTACTCTCTGATTACGCAGCAGCCTCTGGGTGGTAAAGCCCGCTTCGGTGGTCAGCGATTCGGGGAAATGGAAGTCTGGGCGCTGGAAGCATACGGTGCCGCTTACATCCTGCAGGAACTGCTGACTGTCAAGAGTGACGACGTGGAAGGCCGGACCAAGATTTATGAATCGATGGTCAATGGTGAAAATACACTGGAAGCCGGAACGCCCGCCAGCTTCGACGTGCTTAACAATGAAATTCGTGGACTTGGTTTGAATCTACAACTGGAAAAGAATCCTACCTGA
- a CDS encoding sigma-70 family RNA polymerase sigma factor, with protein sequence MISSKYKNPAIKQLADQQVKYAPREVKLAQMSRAETLLSEIDQDQEYPYPEICRQITTYRSEIYPDLVINGSDVMHDVRCFIEDLSESAEIDVEDVEEEVFTVQDLSKKFNISTKTVDRWRDKGLVSRRFRFNGRMRVGFLKSSVDRYLQNNRGHVARSMNFSQLSDEDREEILRRARRLARYGGCPAEISRRIARHMNRSPETIRYTLKNFDRENPELAIFPNAPEKITEQQKRDIYNNFRRGIPVEKLARRYCRTKASIYRIISEARAARLHAQTIDYMHSDEFEQPNAEKVILGPAPEVDKSHEKVRTPPGLPPYLASLYSIPLLTREEEAYYFRKLNFLKYRAAQIQEKLDPNRPKARDMDQIEKLLDESTDVKNFLIRSNLRLVVSIAKRHIRPGGNFFEMVSDGNMSLIRAIEKFDYTKGNKFSTYASWAIMKNYARSIPAEYKVLDRFRTGNDELFFQSTDERESQYREELINQKQHAVIMSILDQLDGREKDILIYRYGLNARNEPQTLEQVGDRFGVTKERIRQLESRALKKLRRITQVERVEIPGI encoded by the coding sequence ATGATCAGTTCAAAGTACAAAAATCCGGCCATCAAGCAGTTAGCCGATCAGCAGGTGAAATATGCACCTCGCGAAGTCAAGCTGGCGCAGATGAGCCGTGCTGAAACGCTCCTGTCTGAGATCGATCAGGATCAGGAATATCCATACCCGGAAATTTGCAGACAGATTACGACTTACCGTTCTGAGATTTACCCGGACCTGGTGATTAACGGCAGCGACGTCATGCATGACGTGCGGTGCTTTATTGAGGACCTGTCCGAAAGTGCTGAGATTGACGTTGAGGATGTGGAAGAAGAGGTCTTCACCGTTCAGGATTTAAGTAAGAAATTCAACATTTCAACGAAGACCGTAGATCGCTGGCGTGATAAAGGGCTGGTCAGCCGCCGCTTCCGATTTAACGGGCGAATGCGTGTTGGCTTCCTGAAGTCATCTGTAGACCGTTATCTGCAGAACAACCGGGGACATGTCGCCCGCAGCATGAATTTCAGTCAGTTGAGTGATGAAGATCGTGAAGAGATTTTACGTCGGGCCAGGCGGCTCGCACGGTATGGGGGGTGTCCCGCCGAGATCAGCCGTCGCATTGCCCGTCACATGAATCGTTCACCAGAAACGATTCGTTATACCCTGAAAAATTTTGATCGGGAGAATCCAGAATTGGCGATATTTCCGAACGCACCAGAAAAAATCACGGAACAACAGAAACGTGATATCTACAACAATTTCCGCCGGGGGATCCCCGTGGAAAAACTGGCGCGGCGTTACTGCCGTACTAAAGCCAGCATCTATCGGATTATTTCCGAGGCGCGGGCAGCCCGTCTGCACGCCCAGACCATCGATTACATGCACAGTGACGAATTTGAACAGCCCAATGCCGAGAAGGTCATTCTGGGACCTGCACCCGAAGTCGATAAGTCGCACGAAAAAGTGCGTACGCCTCCGGGACTGCCTCCCTACCTGGCCAGCCTGTATTCGATTCCGCTGTTGACGCGGGAAGAAGAGGCTTATTACTTCAGAAAGTTGAATTTCCTGAAGTACAGAGCGGCTCAGATTCAGGAAAAGCTGGATCCCAACCGTCCTAAGGCCCGGGATATGGATCAGATTGAAAAACTGCTCGATGAGAGTACGGATGTGAAAAACTTCCTGATTCGCAGCAACCTGCGGCTGGTGGTTTCGATTGCCAAGCGGCATATCCGTCCGGGGGGCAACTTTTTCGAAATGGTCAGCGACGGAAATATGTCTCTGATTCGTGCCATCGAGAAGTTCGATTACACCAAAGGTAACAAATTCTCGACTTACGCCAGCTGGGCAATCATGAAGAACTATGCCCGGTCTATTCCCGCGGAATACAAAGTTCTGGACCGGTTTCGTACGGGGAACGACGAGCTGTTCTTCCAGTCAACGGATGAACGGGAAAGTCAGTACCGGGAAGAGTTGATCAACCAGAAGCAGCATGCAGTCATCATGAGCATTCTGGATCAGCTGGACGGTCGGGAAAAGGACATTCTGATCTATCGTTACGGTCTGAATGCTCGCAATGAACCTCAGACACTTGAACAGGTAGGCGATCGCTTCGGGGTCACGAAAGAACGGATTCGTCAATTGGAATCCCGTGCTCTGAAAAAACTGCGTCGGATTACCCAGGTGGAACGGGTGGAAATCCCGGGAATATAA
- the rplL gene encoding 50S ribosomal protein L7/L12 — protein MATAEATTEFGDETKELGDKIAGLTLLQAKELADYLDEVHGIKAAAGGAVMMAGPATAGPGEEAAEEKTEFDVILTGFGENKIPVIKVVRGATGLGLKEAKDLVEGAPKPLKEGVSKEDAEALVKEVEEAGGSAEVK, from the coding sequence ATGGCGACAGCCGAAGCAACAACTGAATTTGGTGATGAAACCAAAGAACTGGGCGACAAAATTGCTGGATTGACTCTGCTCCAGGCTAAAGAACTGGCTGATTACCTCGACGAAGTTCATGGAATCAAAGCTGCTGCCGGTGGTGCTGTCATGATGGCTGGCCCAGCAACCGCTGGCCCTGGTGAAGAAGCCGCTGAAGAAAAGACCGAATTCGACGTCATTCTGACCGGATTCGGCGAAAACAAGATCCCCGTGATTAAAGTCGTTCGTGGCGCCACAGGCCTGGGCCTGAAGGAAGCCAAAGATCTGGTCGAAGGTGCTCCGAAACCACTGAAGGAAGGTGTCTCTAAAGAAGACGCTGAAGCTCTGGTTAAGGAAGTCGAAGAAGCAGGCGGTTCTGCTGAAGTTAAGTAA
- the tuf gene encoding elongation factor Tu: MAKEVFERTKPHVNVGTIGHIDHGKTTLTAALLAVQAHKGLAELKSYADVAKGGTVRDETKTVTIAVSHVEYESETRHYAHIDCPGHADYIKNMITGAAQMDGAILVVSAADGPMPQTREHILLARQVDVPALVVFLNKCDLVDDEELLELVEMEVRELLTKYGFPGDDITIVRGNAKGALDNPGDEKYNACIGNLMDALDADIPAPERESDKPFLMAIEDVFSIAGRGTVVTGRIEAGKINVGDKVEIVGLRDTQETTCTGVEMFQKTLDQGLAGDNVGILLRGTKKEDVERGQVLAAPGSIPPHTKFEGQVYVLSKDEGGRHTPFFNGYRPQFYFRTTDVTGSTKLLGGAEMCMPGDNVEVEVELGKPIAMSEGSRFAIREGGRTVGSGVVTKIVE; encoded by the coding sequence ATGGCTAAGGAAGTCTTTGAGCGAACAAAGCCGCACGTAAACGTTGGTACGATTGGACACATCGACCATGGTAAGACGACCCTGACTGCAGCTCTGCTGGCTGTTCAGGCTCACAAGGGTCTTGCTGAACTCAAGAGTTATGCTGATGTTGCGAAGGGGGGAACCGTTCGTGACGAAACCAAGACTGTGACGATTGCTGTGAGTCACGTGGAATATGAAAGCGAAACTCGCCACTACGCTCATATTGACTGTCCCGGTCACGCGGATTACATCAAAAACATGATCACCGGTGCTGCCCAGATGGACGGTGCGATTCTGGTGGTGTCTGCTGCTGATGGTCCCATGCCTCAGACTCGTGAGCACATCCTGCTGGCCCGCCAGGTGGACGTGCCTGCTCTGGTTGTCTTCCTCAACAAGTGTGACCTGGTTGACGATGAAGAGTTGCTCGAGCTGGTGGAAATGGAAGTTCGCGAACTGCTGACCAAGTATGGTTTCCCCGGCGACGACATTACCATCGTACGCGGTAATGCGAAAGGCGCCCTGGATAACCCCGGCGACGAAAAATACAACGCCTGCATCGGCAATCTGATGGATGCTCTGGATGCTGACATTCCTGCTCCGGAACGTGAATCAGACAAGCCGTTCCTGATGGCGATCGAAGACGTGTTCTCCATCGCTGGTCGTGGTACCGTGGTAACCGGCCGTATCGAAGCTGGTAAGATCAACGTTGGCGATAAAGTTGAAATCGTTGGTCTGCGTGACACTCAGGAAACGACTTGTACCGGCGTTGAAATGTTCCAGAAGACTCTGGATCAGGGCCTGGCTGGTGACAACGTTGGTATCCTGCTGCGTGGTACTAAGAAGGAAGACGTGGAGCGTGGTCAGGTTCTGGCTGCTCCTGGTTCTATTCCTCCGCACACCAAGTTCGAAGGTCAGGTTTACGTACTGAGCAAGGACGAAGGTGGTCGTCATACTCCGTTCTTTAACGGATATCGCCCGCAGTTCTACTTCCGTACTACCGACGTAACCGGTTCCACCAAACTGCTGGGTGGCGCAGAAATGTGTATGCCTGGTGATAACGTGGAAGTGGAAGTTGAACTGGGTAAGCCAATCGCTATGTCCGAAGGTAGCCGTTTCGCGATTCGCGAAGGTGGTCGTACCGTCGGTTCTGGTGTGGTTACCAAGATCGTCGAGTAG